A window from Toxoplasma gondii ME49 chromosome IX, whole genome shotgun sequence encodes these proteins:
- a CDS encoding hypothetical protein (encoded by transcript TGME49_210450~Predicted trans-membrane domain (TMHMM2.0):76-99) — MAAPGTEQVTHPEVGESEPFADVAEKSLANEAFTTFLRRSSSRRRMHPKLEDLHTVVSPESLTSIRPRPFKPARSRVQILASVYALSAVMLAATFLLMLRLRQQPRQVELTRGRRLVREVRAAFAESSEVPAVQVMAQGAESLVQFYEDLKSGAPDKLTQVAVETYLNVALNARKIVIIEQKLTGIQREMTQLLAKANPALLTSLQLGTTPESEASSEQASQEAEGMDDPRDSLQYAQWKEHASKLLHELKGLYAQNAELYTCMATELSSEGFSSLEMYLQLQYALSVSAVDAMTSAQGLLRKTGYLPPFKGTEELARDVAKAAAERTKWSWATRLLKKSEPEGAVAVSNEVVFLAKTVDKLTMLQTRSAQVRKEEPLPGVLKSWWLVNLPTTLSQGTM; from the coding sequence ATGGCAGCGCCTGGCACAGAGCAGGTCACCCACCCAGAGGTAGGTGAGTCTGAGCCCTTCGCCGACGTCGCAGAAAAAAGTTTAGCTAACGAGGCCTTTACGACTTTCCTCAGGAGGTCAAGTTCCAGGCGCAGGATGCATCCTAAGCTGGAGGACCTACACACTGTGGTGAGTCCCGAGTCGCTGACTTCGATCCGACCACGCCCCTTCAAACCTGCCCGTAGTCGAGTGCAGATTTTGGCGTCAGTCTACGCCCTTAGCGCGGTGATGCTGGCGGCAACATTTCTCCTTATGCTTCGTCTGAGGCAGCAGCCACGACAAGTCGAACTCACGCGGGGCCGGCGGCTGGTGCGCGAGGTCCGCGCCGCTTTCGCGGAGAGCTCCGAAGTCCCAGCCGTTCAAGTGATGGCGCAAGGTGCAGAGAGCTTAGTCCAGTTTTACGAGGACTTGAAATCGGGCGCCCCGGACAAGCTTACTCAAGTGGCCGTCGAGACGTACCTCAATGTCGCCCTGAACGCTCGGAAGATCGTAATTATCGAACAGAAGTTGACAGGGATTCAACGTGAGATGACGCAGCTCCTTGCCAAAGCGAATCCTGCGCTTCTCACGTCCTTGCAGCTCGGAACAACGCCGGAAAGCGAGGCATCCAGTGAGCAGGCGAGCCAAGAGGCAGAGGGTATGGACGATCCGAGAGACTCACTGCAGTACGCACAATGGAAGGAACACGCCAGCAAACTTTTGCACGAGCTGAAAGGCCTGTATGCGCAAAATGCGGAACTCTACACATGTATGGCCACTGAACTGTCCAGTGAGGGTTTCAGCAGCTTGGAAATGTACCTGCAGTTGCAGTATGCGCTCAGTGTCAGCGCGGTGGATGCCATGACCTCTGCGCAAGGCCTGCTACGGAAGACCGGTTACCTGCCCCCGTTCAAGGGAACGGAGGAACTGGCCCGCGATGTCGCGAAGGCGGCTGCTGAAAGAACGAAATGGAGTTGGGCGACCCGTCTCTTGAAGAAGTCGGAACCGGAAGGCGCCGTTGCGGTATCCAACGAGGTGGTCTTTCTGGCTAAAACGGTGGACAAGCTCACTATGCTGCAGACACGCAGTGCACAGGTCCGAAAGGAAGAGCCCCTCCCAGGGGTTCTCAAAAGCTGGTGGCTGGTCAATCTGCCCACCACACTCTCGCAAGGCACGATGTGA